GGACGTCTAGTGGAGGGCTTGTAAGCGGAGTGGAGGAGAGGAGGCTTGCAACACTCTACCCAAGGTACTATAGGCCTGTAGCCAACTTAAAGCTAGTTGAAAGAATTGCTGAATAATTAAAGATAAGAGGAGTCTTAGAGTTCGATGAACTACTCAGGATACCGGGTGTAGGAGCTGAAACTGTGAGAGCTCTAGCTTTAATTGCAGACTTAATCTACGGCTATAAGCCTTCACTTAGGGATCCCACGACACTACCACTGGATCCATTCCTCTACGCTTACGCTCATGGAGGCAAAGACGGCGTCCCATACCCTGTTAGAGTGGAGAATGTGGATAAAACCATAGAGTTCTTCGCGAGTGCTCTAGAAGAAGTTAAAGCTTGAAGCCGGGAGAAAGAATTCATGTTGAAGAAACTTGCAGAATTTGCTAGGAGAATGAAAGCTATGGCTGCCGCTTCTAAAGGGATCTCTCAACGATATCCCTGAGGATCTCGACGTCCACCTTGAATGGTATTGAAGTGTAGCGGGTATTGATCATTCTCATAGCGAATTCTAGTGCCTTCTCTACATCACTTCTATCCACGCCGTAATCACTTAATCTCTGGTCAAAACCTATGGACTCCTGAAATCCTTTAACAGCTGTGTACGCTTTCCAAGCGTCTCCGCTCACAGGCTTGACTCCAGGGGCAAGAGGCTTTAATACTAGCGCTGAAGCCTCAGGAACCGCTTTGTGAGTGTAGTAGACTACTGCCGGGCCTATAATACCTAGGCCTGCTCCATGAGGTAGCTCCGGGTAGAGTCCGCTGAAAGCATGCTCAATAGCATGGCCTAGGTGAGTCATGGATTGATCAATTGCTATACCAGCTATCATTGAAGCGTATAGTAGCCTCTCCCTGTAATCCACGTTTCCAGGGTCTCTTAGAACCCTGGGGAGGAAGCGTGTAACAATACCAACCGCCTCTCTGGCTAGTGTTGCTGTTAGAGGATTACTGTAACGTGAAGTAGCAGATTCATAGGCGTGGTAGAATGCATCGAGGCTAGTGTAAACTGTTTGATCTCTGCTGAGAGTCCTTGTGTATAGAGGGTCATCGAATCCTAAATCAGGGTATCTTACAGCTACTCCCCTCTTCTCTATGGTTCCATCTATTGTGGCTACAGCATACCTATCGACTTCGCTTCCAGTACCATGGGTTAGATTTACAGCTATTAAACGCAGACGAGGGGAATTAAGGGCTAATCCTTGATTCCTCAGTATGTCTGCAGCACTAGCGCCTGTAACAGCTGTAATAGAAGCTATTTTGGCTACATCTATGACGCTCCCGCCGCCGGCAGCTATTATAAGGTCTACTTTGCTCTCCAGAGCCATCCTGCTAGCTTCATCTATGATGCTTGTATACGGGTTTGGCTTCACGCGGTCATACACTAAGTATTCTACGCCAGCCTCCCTCAGAGAGTCCATAATGGCATCTAAGGCGCCTGAAACCTTCGCAGCACTCTTACTGGAAACTATTAATGCTCTCCTAGACCCTTTTACATTCTCAGGAAGCTTTTCACGGAGGACTCCTGCCCCGAAGAAGAGTGTTACATCCTCATATCTAAGTTTAAATGGATTGCTTGAAGTCATTTGGTATCCCATGAGCATGAATTATTGTGCTGGAATATAAATGATTCTTGAGATTCCAAGCTTCATGCTCTGAGAGCTAGGAGTCCTCGAGAATACAGGCTCTCCCTCTACGCCTCCACTGGCATACGGCTGTGCTAGTTTTTATCTATTACTACGAAGTCGTTGACTTCGACAAGCCCATATATCCTCGAAGACACCTCTATGAGTCCGAAGAGGGGTATAAGTAAGAGTAGGTAGGGCTCTCTGCTTCTAATTACCCCGTACGTATATGTGGCTAGATAATATATGCTGCCGGGTAGCATGTACCACACTAACCCCAGGTATACTAGCACTGGGAAGAGGAGTATTGAGACGGCGAGATTGAATACCCATGTAAACGACCTGAAGGCTACTATAAGCTTCATGGGTGCAGGCGACCGCTTTATATCCATTATCATACCCTTAAACCATCGTCCACGCTGAAACATTAAGTCTTTGAGGCTGTTCGGGCTTTTAATGGATACTCTTGTAGCAGACTGCCAAGTCTTGTATTTCCTTTTCACGAGCTCTATTGCGAAGCTGAAGTCCTCTGTGAGTGTTTTCGTGTTAAAACCTACCTCTTTTAAAACAGACCCCTTGACTATTAGTAGCTCTCCGTGGAGGCCTAGAAGAGGCCTACCTAGAAGCCCGGTGAAAAACCTGTAGAGTGTTAGGTCATCCATGTACCTGATCCAATCCATAGCATACGAGATCTTACTTCTCCCCGGCCTCGGCAGGAGAACACCGTTTCCAGCTACATAACCCTTAGACTCATAGTATGGTATCTCGTAGAGGAATGATTCATCGAGAATCAAGTTATCGTCATCGATGAAAACATACCACTTGTCAGGTGAGACGAAGTGCTCGACGAAATAGTTTAATGCTCTCCCCTTGCCGACTAGATCCCTCCTATAGCTTGAGGGTACTACTATTAATCTAACACCTTTAAGGTATCGCAGCATGCTGAGTAGTGGTGCTCCCTCATCTACTACGAGTGTTATGTGGCCGAACATTGCGACATGATATCTTATGGATTCCAGGAGGCTTCTCTGAACCCTCTCGTCAGCCTTGGAGACTAAGACAATCTCGTAGTTGCTGGTTTTAACACTGGATCTTCGTGGCTTGTAGACTGCATAGCCGGTTAAACCAATTGAGAGCAGCACCGTGTATACTAAAGCGACTCCAACAGCTACTTCGAGTATATCCTGTGTTAACTCCTGGTTCAAACCACATCATCCAGTGTTCTCTTGCAGTAATCCTAATATATAGTTGGTCTTGATTTAAAAGTGCTCTTTAAGCTGTAGCAGGCGAAAGAGGATCCTCACATTGATGACGGATTCACATGGGTGCTAGGCTGCTAGCCCTGCGAGGACTGCTGCCGTGCGAATAGCTTGCTGTAGAGACGCTGGAATACCTCCTCGCTCGCGAACATCAATAGTATTGTGTTTTCATCCTCGATCTTCTTGACAACCAGGCCTTCCAGCGGGTTTTCTGGGGGATCAGGCAGGTTTTGCGAGGGCTTGCTTCTACCAAGGTAAATCCATTTTATCCTCCCATTTTCGTTCTTCTCCATTTTATACCAGTATCTCCCGTAATAGTAGTACTTTACTATTGAATCCATCGAGGTCCTCCTTGAAACTATGTGCACGGGCTTTAGATAGTATCCCTCGCTCCTAATTCTATCGTTATAGCTGTAGATTGAGGGGAGTGACTCGAGGAGAAGATTGTTGAGTCTCTCTAGTACCTCGCGGGTCACGTAGAGCCTTATCTTCCCGCTTCTCAGTTTCTCTGGAAGCATGATGTATCAGCCTATGAGAGTTTTCTCTTTACTCTTATTTATCGTTAACTCTTCAGGAGAGTATTTAATTCTAACAGAGGGAGCATGCATCTACTACCATAAGTGTTAACCGGGCTCTACGTTAACTTCATCCACTAATACTACCCCACTATAATCTGGTTTAACCCTGTAGACTTTGAAGCCTTCTCCGGTGAGCCTGCTGGCAATCACCTCGCTTACTGCGGCTGGAGCTAAGCCTATAACCACCCCGCCTCTTCCCGCGCCACTCAGCTTTGCTCCGTAGGCTCCTAGATTAATCATTCTATGGACTAGGTAGTCGTTAACCCATGAGGAGGCTCCCATCGAGAATAATAGCCCCTGGTTAACACTCATAAGTTCCCCGAGCTTTACGATATCTCTGCTCTCAAGTGCTCTGAGTGCTTCCTCAACTATTAATCCAGCCAGCTGGTAGATAGTATCTCCAATAACCCCGAGTCTCGCACGCCTCTCGATGACTTCTCGTACAACAACACCTGTGCTTCTCTTCACGCCTGTATCAGCTACAATTAACTCCACGTTCTCAGGTATCTGTACATCAAGCCTTCTAAATAATCCCTGCTTGTAGTACATGAATCCACCGTAAGTTGACAGCGCGTTATCCACGCCACTGGGTTTACCGTGGACTTCAACCTCCCCTAGGTACGCTATACTGTTAACATCATCCCTTGTGAAGCTGGCTCTGCATGCCTCGAGGAGGGAGTTTGCAAGCGAGACGTTTAAGGCTGCTGAGGAGCCCATTCCAGCTCCAGGTGGTATCTCGGAGTCAACGTATACTGTAAATTCCTCCCCGCACTTAAATCTCCTCGAGACCTCTCTGATCACTCTTAAAAAAGGCTTAGCCTCCATGCTGGAGGCATCTATCAATCCAAGCTGCTTAGAGTAGATTCTTAAATCTCCTCTCTTAACGCATGTCTTAGCGTAGAGGCTTACAGCAACACCTATCGCTGGGTAGCCTCCTACAACAAAGTGCTCGCCAAAGAGTATAATCTTTCCAGGTGCCCTGCTACACACGATATCCACTTAAACCACCTCAGACTCTGGGATGATTCAAAGGGATATATTTTATGATGGAGTCTAGAGCTCGAAGCCGCCTGGAATACAGGCGGGATATCCGTGGATGATCCCTCCTAGTAGTTAACTAGGATTAAAGTCTCCACCTCCTTGAACACTAGGGTAGCTCGAGCAGTAGACCTACTACAACTATAAAAGAGGATTACGTGATACTCCTGAAATGCCATCTGAGCTAGTGGTCTAGTGGTGTACTATATGAGTTCACAGGGGAGAAGAGCTCCCATAACACCAGTTTTTAAGCTGGTGGATGAAGCCAAGAAGAGGCTTGCAGGATACAAGTATAAGATTGTAATCTTAAGCGGTAAAGGCGGGGTAGGCAAGACCTTTGTCTCCACGTCGATAGCTCTCGGGCTAGCCATTAAGGGTAAGAGAGTAGCCATACTAGACGCTGATATCCACGGCTCCTCGATACCATTAATGATGGGAGTGCAGAAGCTGAGGCTCTACGCTGACGAGAATGGCAATATACTCCCCGTAGAAGGGCCGCGTGGAGTAAAAATAGTTGCAATCAACTTGATGCTGGATTCCCCGGATCTCCCAGTTGTATGGCGTGGCCCATTGGTCTCTAAGGCTATAACAGAGCTACTAAGCAAGGTTTCATGGGGTGAAGGAGACTACATGGTAATCGATATGCCGCCGGGGACAGGGGATGCAGCGATAACCGTTGCTCAGACAATACCCGATATATCCGGGGCTATAATAGTCACAGCCCCTAACATTCTAACTGAAACCATAGTGGCTAAGACAGTGAACTTCGCTGTAAGAAACAAGATTAGGCTGCTTGGTATAATAGAGAACATGAGCTACTTCAAGTGTCCTGTATGCGGTTCAGTACACAACCTACTGGGTAAAAGCACCGGGGAGTACCTGGCAAGCAAGTATGGAACCCGTCTCCTCGGCAAGATACCTTTGGATCCATTGATAAATGAGGCTGTAGATAGAGGGGAGCCCTACCTGCTTGCTTACCCTGAGGGAGAAGCCGCTAAAGCTGTAATGATGGTGGTTGAAGAAATAATAAAAAGCTTTGAAGGAAATGAATCATCGTGATATTGCAGCATGGATCCACGGGGTTCCCCCGGGTAAACGTGGTGGGCGTCTTGAGCCAGGAGGACTCGCAGGGTGTTGAGAGAAAGCCTAACTGGCTTCTCCTGAAGGAAGCTGCTGAGGAGCTCTACAGGAGTGGTAGAACCTACTTCACGCGTAAAGAGCTGGTCTCTAAAGCTAGAGAGAAGGATCCCTCGAGATCCGAGATGAGCATGGACTTTGAAATAGACTTAGTCTCCGTTAACAGTAACAGTAAGGATAGATACAAGGACCCCGAGAAGCTATTCCTTTACAGGGTTGGCAGGGGGAGGTACACTCTCTATAATCCAGAGGAGCACGGCGAGCTAGAGAAGTATATAGGCATACCCAGAGTTTCACCAGCAAGGAAGCATCTCATTGAGGAGGTCATAGAGAAGCTTGAAAGCCTAGGTTATGACGCATACGAGAACCGCTATGCTAAGCCTCTTCAACCAGATGTTATAGCTGAGGGAGAGGATGAGGTTATCGGTGTATGGGTTATAGACCCTGGTGTCCCGCTCTCAGATCAACATAAAATGCTCGCTTACGCGATAGGCTCAAGCCTGCTTAACAGGGAGTTCAACCAGTACATCATAGTTTCACCAGGTGAGCTCTTAAAGAGGGTGACAGAAGATCTCGTGGAGATGCTGGGCAAGTTTAAGATACGCTTCGCTACAGTGAGAGAGGATAGGAGGTATACCCTGCAGTTCTAGCCTCCTAGACGGCTTCTCAAGCGGTCAGCTCGTCTGTCAATCTCTCCTTGACTATAGCTCTAGCTTCCTCAAGTATCTTCTTGACGTCGCCATCTAATGGAGGCGAGTACTCAAGGCTTACTGGAGAGCCTGTTCTACTTGCATCCTCGAGTTCTTTCACAAGGCCTTCAAACTCCACGAAAACCATGCTTAAGTCAGGTATATTGAACTCCGGCATCTTTGATAGATCTTTAACCAGCCCATTGACTTCAGAGGCGAGCTCCGCGAACTTCCTCATATTTATAGAGTACTGTAAGGCTAAGTCAACCTTCTCGAGCACTAGCTGAACGAGCGACAGCCTTGAGAGGAGTTTATCTAGCTTGGATACTTCTTCAGCGTACTTCTTAGCTAGGTACTTCTCCCCCTTGGACTCCAGGTCCACTAGCCTCTCGAATAAAGCTTTTCTTCTCTCCTCAACCCTATTGTAAAGCACATCTATTCTATCCCTTAGCACTCTCACCTTATGCAGCATCTCCAAAGAAACTCTTAAAGGATCCCTCTTCCTCCTAAACATCCCCGGGGCACCAATAGTTAACTCAAGCATAGAACTCTTTTAAAGGAGAGGGTTCCCCGTGGATCCAGCTTGAGGATGAAGTTAAATAGTTTTGATGATTAAAAGTTTAAAATAAGTGGTATTTAAGGTGGAATGTTTAGCTCGTATAATACTATAACGCTGTAAACAATGCCGGGTTTACCGTCAATAGTTGAAGCCTGCAGTGGCGTTCCTGTGTATGGGTTCACGAATGGCTCGACGATCACTCTGTACGGCTTGATATATGTGTCATTGGCTAGAGGCCTGGTTTCCAGTGTTGCTAGAGAGCTCGCCATTATATAGCTTGTAATGTTAATGCCGAGGCTTTCTCTAATCCTGGATGCTGTAGCTGAATCCAGTGTACCTGTGCTTCCAGTAATCCACTCGAAGACACTTGTCTTATTGTTCTGCTCAGCCCAGTACATTACTCCATCTACGAGAAGCTTGTAGAGTAGCGGTATGCTTTCTGGTTCATTGAACGCTGGTGATATAAGGGAACTCTGACCTCCTAGACTATACACGTAGAAGTACCTAGAGGTATCTCTCCTCGAAACGTTAACACCCACGCTCTTCAATATATCTACTACGCTGTCTCCTATACGTATCATCCATATACTCTTAGGTATATCAACTAAACCTGGGATACTACCAGCTATGACAGGAGAGATTACACTCCCGTCGCTCGAGATCACGAAGCCATCTATAACCATTATGTAGGTTTTACCTACAGGAGGCTGGAGTAGCCTAGCTAACTCAACTGCTTCACTGGTGTTGATGGATGTTAGTATCAGCCCTATAATACCGATTTGAGTCTCATTGAGTGTTGCACCATCAGCAGCACTTGCTCTTCCTCCTCCGACTGTTATACCGTAACCGTAATCCCACCACGCAATGATTAGTGAGCCGTTTGGCGTTGACCTAATAGCGTCTAGAGCCTTATACCATGAATCACTGTAGTATGGTAGGCTTGTTAAACCAGACTTCAGAGTGTAAACCATGCTGGAGTTAGCTGTATAATCCATGTACCCTGCATAGATGATGTTTGCTACAGCTAGCACCACGAAGAGTAGAGCTATCAACCGGTATCCTTTAGCCCGCCCATACCTAACTCTCCCTTTTCTCCAGTCCTCGAGCTCCCGCCTGCTCGGCGTCAGATACCCTACTATTCTATCTAGAATCAACCCCACGATCACAGAGCCCATGTACGCGGCTGCAGCAATCATGTAGGCTGCATTCAAGTACGAGTAGAATGCTATGAGGAATCCAACAGCCACGTACAGCCCGCCAGTCTCCCCCTTGTACACTAGGTATAAGGCTCCTAGGATCCCTAGGACTAGTGGCGAAGCAAAGAACAGCCATGGGTAGACACCCCACGAGTGCAGCATGCCGATAAAACTACTGAGACTTGAGAGAGGTGATTGATGTTCGGCAACACTTTCAACTAGAGGTGTGGCTGGAATGAACCTTAAGCCCAGCGCCCAGGCGAGCCTTCCTCCTATCGGTATAACTCCTTCTGAGACAGCTATACCACCAGCTATCAAGAAGACTACTAGGAGGATCAGGTACCTACCCTTAGTTAGAAGAGGCTTCTTCAACCCCAGCCTCCTGTACTCTACAGCTAGGAGCTGGTAGACTACTGGTAGCATTAGGCTCGCGAGTAGCATGAACCCTAACCCCTTGATTTCAAACGGGTATAAACCCAGAGTTGATGCATTTGCAGGTGAAGGAATAACCATGATCATCGATGATGCAACTAAACCTATATGGTAGGGTAAGAACTCCTTTATCGAGGACTCCCTGGCTAGAAGCGGGTATAAAATGATGAAGGCTACAACTGTTCCAAGCAGGAATACATAGCCTCCCCACAGCCATCCAACTAAAGCAAGGAAGAATCCTGCGAGAAGCATGTACGCTACTCTCCTACCTACACCAGTGGATTCATCTCTCATGGATTTAGCGAGCTTACTATAGAAGTATATGTAAAGCATTAAGGGGACCAGCGAAATCCCCTCCTTCTCGACAAACCCGATTACAGTTCTCTCGATTGCAGCTGGTAGCACAGCTATAACTGAAGCTGTAGCTAGACCGGCAACTCTACTACCACCTGAAAGCTCTCTCCCAGCTAGATACGCTACAATGATGCCCACAGCGCTGAATATCAAGGGCTGTAGAACTGCCCAGTCCTTTAGAGTCAGCCCAGTCCACTCAACTAGATGATAGGTGGCCCCGATCCACATTGGTAGCAGTGGATAGCTTGTGTGCACGAAGTCTCTTCCCCATGGATACCAGAATAAGTGTGTTGCGGGGTTATCTCTTGTTAAAGTATACCAGGATAGAGGGCCATTCTCGTACGTGTAGAGTGCCTGCCAGTACTCTATGTAGCTATCAAACTCGAAGAACTCGAAGTCGTTTAGGAAGTATGGAGCGAACCTGATGTAGACGCCACTGAACACGATAAGTGCGAGGAGAGCGTAGGTTAAAGCTTTAGCTAGGCGTGGTCTAGCAGTGAGATAACCGTACACCCTGTAGATAAAGCTTGAAGCAGCTCTACTCATAGACGAGCACCTTTAAGCTCAAGCGTTAAAGTCAATGATGAATGCAAATAAAAATGCTATCCTCCAGGCTTTGTGGAGTTGATCTCAGGGTATTATGAGGGCAAGTAAAGCCTTTTGAGCATGCTTTCTGTTCTCAGCTTGATCCCAGACTACACTCCACCTGCCGTCGATGACTTCATCTACTACCTCTTCCCCTCTATGAGCTGGTAGGCAGTGCATGAATATAGCATCAGGCTTCGCTCGGCTCATTAAATCCACTGTAACCCTGTAAGGCTCTAGATCCCTGATCCTTTTTTCTCTCTCCTTCTCTTGACCCATGCTAACCCATACATCCGTGTATACCACGTCCGCGTTCTCCACGGCTTTATACGGGTCTCTCTCTATTTCATACGATCCTCCATTAGGCTCAGCATGCTCCCTGAAGAGTTTTACAACGCTTGGATGAGGGTCGTAGCCTTTAGGTGATGAGATAACTATTCTGCCTCCCAGTATCCCTACAGCAAGCATGAGGCTGTGAAGCACGTTATCTCCTCCATCGCCTACGAAGACTATCTTAAGCTTTGAGATCTCCCTTCCCTTCTTCTCTATGATTGTGAAGACATCGCTTAGAGCCTGTGCTGGGTGGTGGAGGTCGCTTAAACCATTTATCACAGGAACTCTACTATACTCTGCGAGTTTTTCGAGCTTGGCGTGCTCGTAGACACGTGCCATTATACCGTCTACATACCTTGATAGAGTTCTTGCTGTATCCTCTATTGTCTCGCCTCTAGCTAGCTGTAGCTCGCTAGAACTCAAGTATATAGCGTCTCCTCCAAGCTCCCTCATAGCTGTCTCGAAGCTAACTCTAGTCCTAGTACTAGGCTTCTCGAATATCATTGCTAGGTGGCGCCCGGGGAGGAGTGGTATTATCCTCTAGCCTGCAAGATACCTTAGCTTTAACTGTGCAGCCAGCTCGATTATAGCAGAGAATTCTTCACGAGTGTACTCAGCTAGAGTTAGGAAGTGCCTTCCTTTAAGACTCGACACCATTAACACCACCATTAATAGCTTTAAGCTTAGCGGATACTTATAATTATTTGGTGAGCCAATGGAGATCGTTGTACGTGCAGTCACCTACTTCGCTGACTCACGCCAGGACTTTAGAGAAGAGTACTGGAATGGATTAAGGATTCTTGATGAAGCCTCTGAAATCATACGTGAGCTAGGCTTCAATGTTTTCACTAAAAGAATCTCCATGTACAAGTTGAGTAGAAGTGACATCTTAAAGCTGCCGAGCCTGGCTAGCAGGGATGTACTAGTTAGCGCCGGGTATATTAATCCAAGAAGCCTCCACGTAGATGACTTCAAGTACTTAACGAATAGTGGAGTCTATACTCCAATCCTCCCCCGCCTCGATGACTTTACAAGAGATGAAGCAGTCAACTTCTCTAGGATTATTCACAGTGTAGCCGAGGAAAACCCGGTTAACGCTACAAGAGTATCCATAGGCTTCCACAGCGAGTCGTTCATGACACCATACTTCCCTGATTCATCTAGTAGAGGCTTCAAGAGTATTGGGTTAGCCTTCCTCTATACAGAGGCTCTTAAAGCTGGCAGCCTGAACAGTATTTCAGCTCATATAGAGAGAGTGTTCAAGGAGTTCGAGGTGATTGCCAGCAGTCTTGAAGTAAAACTAGGCCTCCCAGTCTTCATAGACTATAGTCTCTCTCCGTGGATGGAGATGAGTGTTGCAGGGCTACTGGAATCCCTTGGCTTTAAGGTTACCGAGCCAGGCTTCAACTACGCGCTCTACACTGTGAACAAGCTGATAGCAGAGTACTCGAATCACTCTAGAGCCATAGGTTTTAATGAAGTAATGCTGCCTTACGCTGAGGACTCAGTGCTAGTGGAGTACGGTGGTAGCGGGCTGTTGAAGGCAAGGGACTTTCTACGTTATGCTTCAACATGTGTAGCAGGCGTGGATATGATCATTGTACCCTCGAATATCGAGAAGCTTGCAGGATTAATCATGGACTCCTACTCTCTCAGCATGGTGAAGTCTAGGCCTCTATCTCTTAGGGTGATACCGGTAAACAAAGAACCCGGCGAGAAAGTAGAGTTAGGGAAGTTCGGTGAATCCTTTGTGATAGGCTACTAGTAGCCTGGCGAGTAATCGATCCGCTGGGTAGTCTCCCCGTTCAAAGTTTATATACACCCCTAGTTTTATTCTTTATGCTCTTGCCTACGAGCTTTAAGGTGCATGAGAGTTGGCTAGTGTGCCGGAAGGTAAATCCAAGCTCTTCGAGGTTAAATCAATAGATGTAGATTTGCAGAGGAATCTCGTAGTATTGAATGAAAGTGATGCTGCAGAGCTGGGTGTTTCACCGAGCAACGTTGTTTTAGTTACCGCTGGAGAGAGATCAGTTTACGCGGTAGTCCTGGTTAGCAAGACTATAACTTCACCAGGCGTGATAGCTCTCACCAAGAACACTCTATCTTTACTCAAAGTACCAGAGGGAGAGAGAGTTGGAGTTAAGCCAGTGGGGTTGCCGGCCAGCTTTAATGCGTTAAAGAAGAGGCTTAGAGGAGAGAAGCTAACAGAGAATGAAATGAAGAGTATTATAAAGGATGTCGTGGACGGCGTCTACGGGGA
This genomic stretch from Desulfurococcus sp. harbors:
- the mvk gene encoding mevalonate kinase is translated as MDIVCSRAPGKIILFGEHFVVGGYPAIGVAVSLYAKTCVKRGDLRIYSKQLGLIDASSMEAKPFLRVIREVSRRFKCGEEFTVYVDSEIPPGAGMGSSAALNVSLANSLLEACRASFTRDDVNSIAYLGEVEVHGKPSGVDNALSTYGGFMYYKQGLFRRLDVQIPENVELIVADTGVKRSTGVVVREVIERRARLGVIGDTIYQLAGLIVEEALRALESRDIVKLGELMSVNQGLLFSMGASSWVNDYLVHRMINLGAYGAKLSGAGRGGVVIGLAPAAVSEVIASRLTGEGFKVYRVKPDYSGVVLVDEVNVEPG
- a CDS encoding DUF711 family protein → MEIVVRAVTYFADSRQDFREEYWNGLRILDEASEIIRELGFNVFTKRISMYKLSRSDILKLPSLASRDVLVSAGYINPRSLHVDDFKYLTNSGVYTPILPRLDDFTRDEAVNFSRIIHSVAEENPVNATRVSIGFHSESFMTPYFPDSSSRGFKSIGLAFLYTEALKAGSLNSISAHIERVFKEFEVIASSLEVKLGLPVFIDYSLSPWMEMSVAGLLESLGFKVTEPGFNYALYTVNKLIAEYSNHSRAIGFNEVMLPYAEDSVLVEYGGSGLLKARDFLRYASTCVAGVDMIIVPSNIEKLAGLIMDSYSLSMVKSRPLSLRVIPVNKEPGEKVELGKFGESFVIGY
- a CDS encoding glycosyltransferase family 2 protein, whose product is MNQELTQDILEVAVGVALVYTVLLSIGLTGYAVYKPRRSSVKTSNYEIVLVSKADERVQRSLLESIRYHVAMFGHITLVVDEGAPLLSMLRYLKGVRLIVVPSSYRRDLVGKGRALNYFVEHFVSPDKWYVFIDDDNLILDESFLYEIPYYESKGYVAGNGVLLPRPGRSKISYAMDWIRYMDDLTLYRFFTGLLGRPLLGLHGELLIVKGSVLKEVGFNTKTLTEDFSFAIELVKRKYKTWQSATRVSIKSPNSLKDLMFQRGRWFKGMIMDIKRSPAPMKLIVAFRSFTWVFNLAVSILLFPVLVYLGLVWYMLPGSIYYLATYTYGVIRSREPYLLLLIPLFGLIEVSSRIYGLVEVNDFVVIDKN
- a CDS encoding peptide transporter is translated as MSRAASSFIYRVYGYLTARPRLAKALTYALLALIVFSGVYIRFAPYFLNDFEFFEFDSYIEYWQALYTYENGPLSWYTLTRDNPATHLFWYPWGRDFVHTSYPLLPMWIGATYHLVEWTGLTLKDWAVLQPLIFSAVGIIVAYLAGRELSGGSRVAGLATASVIAVLPAAIERTVIGFVEKEGISLVPLMLYIYFYSKLAKSMRDESTGVGRRVAYMLLAGFFLALVGWLWGGYVFLLGTVVAFIILYPLLARESSIKEFLPYHIGLVASSMIMVIPSPANASTLGLYPFEIKGLGFMLLASLMLPVVYQLLAVEYRRLGLKKPLLTKGRYLILLVVFLIAGGIAVSEGVIPIGGRLAWALGLRFIPATPLVESVAEHQSPLSSLSSFIGMLHSWGVYPWLFFASPLVLGILGALYLVYKGETGGLYVAVGFLIAFYSYLNAAYMIAAAAYMGSVIVGLILDRIVGYLTPSRRELEDWRKGRVRYGRAKGYRLIALLFVVLAVANIIYAGYMDYTANSSMVYTLKSGLTSLPYYSDSWYKALDAIRSTPNGSLIIAWWDYGYGITVGGGRASAADGATLNETQIGIIGLILTSINTSEAVELARLLQPPVGKTYIMVIDGFVISSDGSVISPVIAGSIPGLVDIPKSIWMIRIGDSVVDILKSVGVNVSRRDTSRYFYVYSLGGQSSLISPAFNEPESIPLLYKLLVDGVMYWAEQNNKTSVFEWITGSTGTLDSATASRIRESLGINITSYIMASSLATLETRPLANDTYIKPYRVIVEPFVNPYTGTPLQASTIDGKPGIVYSVIVLYELNIPP
- a CDS encoding iron-containing alcohol dehydrogenase; the protein is MGYQMTSSNPFKLRYEDVTLFFGAGVLREKLPENVKGSRRALIVSSKSAAKVSGALDAIMDSLREAGVEYLVYDRVKPNPYTSIIDEASRMALESKVDLIIAAGGGSVIDVAKIASITAVTGASAADILRNQGLALNSPRLRLIAVNLTHGTGSEVDRYAVATIDGTIEKRGVAVRYPDLGFDDPLYTRTLSRDQTVYTSLDAFYHAYESATSRYSNPLTATLAREAVGIVTRFLPRVLRDPGNVDYRERLLYASMIAGIAIDQSMTHLGHAIEHAFSGLYPELPHGAGLGIIGPAVVYYTHKAVPEASALVLKPLAPGVKPVSGDAWKAYTAVKGFQESIGFDQRLSDYGVDRSDVEKALEFAMRMINTRYTSIPFKVDVEILRDIVERSL
- a CDS encoding Mrp/NBP35 family ATP-binding protein; the encoded protein is MSSQGRRAPITPVFKLVDEAKKRLAGYKYKIVILSGKGGVGKTFVSTSIALGLAIKGKRVAILDADIHGSSIPLMMGVQKLRLYADENGNILPVEGPRGVKIVAINLMLDSPDLPVVWRGPLVSKAITELLSKVSWGEGDYMVIDMPPGTGDAAITVAQTIPDISGAIIVTAPNILTETIVAKTVNFAVRNKIRLLGIIENMSYFKCPVCGSVHNLLGKSTGEYLASKYGTRLLGKIPLDPLINEAVDRGEPYLLAYPEGEAAKAVMMVVEEIIKSFEGNESS